The Mycolicibacterium mucogenicum DSM 44124 genomic sequence TCACCGGCCGACTATATCGGTCGGGTATCCGGTCTTCCGGGTGAAGTTGCCGGGGCCCGTCGTACCCGTCGGCGGGTGCTGTCGCCGGCGCGCAGCCAGACCGGTGGCAACCAGCCACGCCAGGGTGGCCAGCGTGAGGATCGGATAGATCAGTCCGGCCCACGCCTCGTACCAGGGGCGGCTGATCTCCCAACGGTTGACCTGCAGTTGCGCCAGCATGTTCGGTACGGCCGCCAGCGTGGTGACCGCCCACGCCCACCACAACCACCGGGCGCCAGGTGCCTCTCGCCATGGGCCGTGCAGTAACCAAATCAGCAGTGGCACAAGCCACACCCAATGGGCGGTCCACGACACCGGGGAGGCCACCAGCGCGACGAGCATCACCACCAGCAGGCGGCCCAGCCGGTCCGGGGCTGATCCCGCGTCACCCAACGCCCACCAGGCACATGCCGCAAGGAGGGCCGTGGCGGCGATCGCAGTCCACACCAGAGGCCCCATCCCCGGGTCGTGGCCCACGATGCGGGCAATCCCGCCCCGCCATGACTGGTTGTACACGTTGCCGTAGGTGAAAAGCTTGTCCTGCCCGATGAAGTCGGTGAAGAAATAGCGCACCCTGTCGCCGGCAACCAGAGACGAAACCGCAAGCGTGGCAATGAAAACCGTCGCAGCGAAACCTGCCGTCGCCGGGCGCCGCATGCCGGCGCAGTACAGCCCGCCGGCTGCGGGGGTCAGCTTGATGCCCGTCCCCAATCCGAGCAGCAGCCCTGACAGCCACCATCGAGAACCACTGGCAGCCGCCATGACGAGAATCATCAGAAAGACGCCGATCGTGGCGTGCTTGATGTTGCCGACGATGGGCTCGAGCCAGATTGCTCCCGCCGACCACAGCATGGCGACTCGGTCGTCGACGACGCCGATCATCTTCTGGGACAGCCGGATCACCACGAACAGCGCGGCGATGATGCCGAGCCGCCAGGCGGTGACGGCCAGGCCGAACGGCACGAAATGGAGTGGGTAGAACACCATGGCCGCGAAGGGTGGGTAAACAAAGGGCATCGTTTCGTGGTGAGCGGGATCGAGATACGCCGTGTGATAGAGCGAGCCCGGCTGCTCGAGCGCGGCACCGCCGAGGACGTAGATGTGAAAGTCGATCGGATCGGTGGCCGAATTGACGATGACGGACACCACCACGCTGCCGAGCATCACGACCGGCGCCAGTGCGCGCCAACCGTCGGTTCTGCCCAGCGCCTGCCCAAGACGTCCACCGGTCCCCACGCTGCCCCCAAGAGTTGCGACCTCCCGACCGAAGGTCAGCGTAGGCACAGCAGTGGACGGGGCACCGCGATTCTCAGGAAATTCAATGTTGCCGCACAGCAACATGATTCGCTTCGGCTACGACAGCGTGCCGGTGACCACGAGGTACAGGCCCAACAGGGTCAGTGCGGTGGCCATCACCCAGATGCGCCGCGCTCGTAGCCAATTCGGCACCAGGCTCAGGTACTGCTGTGTCTTCGCGGGCGCCACCAAGTAGCACAGCAGTGGGATTTCGGCGAACGCGAACGATACGACGGCATACATGACAACCGCAGCGATCTGCGTCGACTTGCACTGGCCGGACGCGAGGATCACCCCGAGCGCGCCGACCAATTCGACGTGCGGCCCTGGGCCGGCCCAGAGTCCGGCCAGGAACGACATCCACAGCGACTGGCTCCGCATCAGCTGTCGGGCCCAGGTCGTCAACCGCGCCGTCAGGGACGACGTCGGCGCCTCCGGCGGGTCCTCCGGCTCGAGCTCCCCGGCTGTGCCGGCACCTCCTGCCGCCACCGGCACCGGTACCGGCACCGGGGTCTTGGTGCCGGCCCGGAACAGCAGTGCCACCGCGACCAGGAGCACCAGGCCGCCGATCGCCAGTTTGGCATCAGCCGGATCGATGGAATCGGTCGTCGAATTCATGTCCGCGATGAGGCGTTTGGTGGTGCCGTGCAACAGGTACACGGCACTGAGGCCCACGAGCAGGCTCGAGGTGAGACCGCCGAGGCAGAACACGAACAGCGCAGGGATGGGGCGGTTGCGCATCACGACGAAGACCGCCACCCCGAGTCGGACTGGATCCCACATCGCCATGACGGCGAACATCAATACGGTGGCCCACACGGGCCGGGACGCTACTGGTCGTAGCTGGCAACCCTCGCCTGGTTTCCTGCGAAACCAACCACATCGCCGCGCTTCAGTTGCCGGCCGCGGCGGGTTTCGATCTCGCCGTTGACTTCGACCATGCCTTCGGCGATCACCGCCTTGGCGTCGGCGCCGCTGTCGATCAGCGAGGCCAGCTTGAGGAATTGGCCCAGCCGGATCGACTCGTCGCGGATCGGCACGTCGTTCATGTGGAGAAGGGTAGCCACCTAGCATTGGCCACTGTGGATCGCTGGGTCGTACACCTCGATATGGACG encodes the following:
- a CDS encoding mannosyltransferase — translated: MGTGGRLGQALGRTDGWRALAPVVMLGSVVVSVIVNSATDPIDFHIYVLGGAALEQPGSLYHTAYLDPAHHETMPFVYPPFAAMVFYPLHFVPFGLAVTAWRLGIIAALFVVIRLSQKMIGVVDDRVAMLWSAGAIWLEPIVGNIKHATIGVFLMILVMAAASGSRWWLSGLLLGLGTGIKLTPAAGGLYCAGMRRPATAGFAATVFIATLAVSSLVAGDRVRYFFTDFIGQDKLFTYGNVYNQSWRGGIARIVGHDPGMGPLVWTAIAATALLAACAWWALGDAGSAPDRLGRLLVVMLVALVASPVSWTAHWVWLVPLLIWLLHGPWREAPGARWLWWAWAVTTLAAVPNMLAQLQVNRWEISRPWYEAWAGLIYPILTLATLAWLVATGLAARRRQHPPTGTTGPGNFTRKTGYPTDIVGR
- a CDS encoding GAP family protein; the encoded protein is MWATVLMFAVMAMWDPVRLGVAVFVVMRNRPIPALFVFCLGGLTSSLLVGLSAVYLLHGTTKRLIADMNSTTDSIDPADAKLAIGGLVLLVAVALLFRAGTKTPVPVPVPVAAGGAGTAGELEPEDPPEAPTSSLTARLTTWARQLMRSQSLWMSFLAGLWAGPGPHVELVGALGVILASGQCKSTQIAAVVMYAVVSFAFAEIPLLCYLVAPAKTQQYLSLVPNWLRARRIWVMATALTLLGLYLVVTGTLS
- a CDS encoding RNA-binding S4 domain-containing protein, encoding MNDVPIRDESIRLGQFLKLASLIDSGADAKAVIAEGMVEVNGEIETRRGRQLKRGDVVGFAGNQARVASYDQ